Proteins found in one Miscanthus floridulus cultivar M001 chromosome 4, ASM1932011v1, whole genome shotgun sequence genomic segment:
- the LOC136549351 gene encoding serine carboxypeptidase 2-like, translating into MTGGLPPVAPVVLLLPVLLALASWRATAASAGTAAGDRIGRLPGQPAVDFPMYSGYVAVDEGAGGRALFYWLQEVPPEAQPAPLVLWLNGGPGCSSVAYGASEELGAFRIRPDGATLFLNEDRWNTAANILFLDSPAGVGFSYTNTSSELYTNGDNKTAHDSYTFLVKWFERFPQYKYRDFYITGESYGGHYVPQLSQLVYRNNVGVARPIINFKGFMVGNAVINDHTDYAGMFESWWNHGLISDATYGLLRTSCGGLNESIIHPSPACSAATDVATAEQGNIDMYSIYTPLCGQTSSTKRSWRSSSLIGRRHYYHLMGGSYDPCTESHSTVYYNRPEVQRALHANLTGINYPWATCSDLINTNWGDSPRSMLSIYKELIAAGLRIWVFSGDTDAVIPLTSTRYSIDALGLPTTTSWYPWYDKKQVGGWSQVYEGLTLVTVRGAGHEVPLHRPQQALILFQQFLKGEPMPKNGTVA; encoded by the exons ATGACCGGCGGTCTCCCTCCAGTAGCTCCAGTAGTGCTTCTTCTTCCCGTGTTGCTTGCATTGGCATCATGGCGAGCCACCGCCGCATCGGCCGGAACCGCCGCCGGAGACCGCATCGGACGGCTGCCAGGGCAGCCGGCCGTGGACTTCCCGATGTACTCGGGGTACGTTGCAGTGGACGAGGGCGCCGGCGGGCGAGCGCTGTTCTACTGGCTCCAGGAGGTGCCGCCGGAGGCACAGCCGGCGCCGCTGGTGCTGTGGCTGAACGGCGGGCCAGGGTGCTCATCGGTGGCGTACGGCGCGTCCGAGGAGCTCGGCGCGTTCCGCATCCGGCCTGACGGCGCGACGCTATTCCTCAACGAGGACCGGTGGAACACAG CGGCGAACATCTTGTTCCTGGACTCGCCGGCCGGCGTTGGATTCTCCTACACCAACACCAGCTCCGAGCTTTACACCAACGGCGACAACAAAACAGCCCACGATTCCTACACTTTCCTGGTGAAATGGTTCGAGAGGTTCCCGCAGTACAAGTACCGCGATTTCTACATTACCGGAGAGAGCTACGGAG GGCACTACGTCCCGCAGCTGTCGCAGCTGGTCTACCGGAACAACGTAGGCGTCGCGAGACCCATCATAAACTTCAAAGGCTTCATGGTCGGCAACGCGGTGATCAACGACCACACGGACTACGCCGGCATGTTCGAGTCGTGGTGGAACCACGGGTTGATCTCCGACGCCACGTACGGGCTGCTCAGGACCTCCTGCGGTGGTCTCAACGAGTCCATCATCCACCCGTCGCCAGCGTGCAGCGCGGCGACGGACGTGGCCACGGCGGAGCAGGGCAACATCGACATGTACAGCATCTACACGCCCTTGTGCGGCCAGACGTCGTCGACCAAGAGATCATGGAGGTCGTCGTCGTTGATAGGCCGCCGCCACTACTACCACTTGATGGGGGGATCGTATGACCCGTGCACCGAAAGCCACTCCACGGTTTACTACAACCGGCCGGAGGTGCAGAGGGCTCTCCACGCCAACCTCACCGGAATAAACTATCCATGGGCGACCTGCAG TGATTTAATCAACACCAACTGGGGAGATTCGCCAAGGTCCATGCTTTCTATCTACAAAGAGCTTATCGCAGCTGGCCTAAGGATATGGGTCTTCAG TGGAGACACGGACGCCGTAATCCCCTTAACATCAACAAGATACTCCATTGATGCTCTTGGCCTCCCAACTACCACTAGCTGGTATCCGTGGTATGATAAGAAACAG GTTGGTGGATGGAGCCAAGTGTACGAGGGCCTGACCTTGGTGACCGTCCGTGGCGCAGGGCACGAGGTTCCCCTTCACCGCCCGCAGCAAGCACTCATATTGTTCCAACAGTTCTTGAAGGGAGAACCCATGCCAAAAAATGGAACCGTGGCATAG